The Hevea brasiliensis isolate MT/VB/25A 57/8 chromosome 1, ASM3005281v1, whole genome shotgun sequence genome has a window encoding:
- the LOC131168783 gene encoding probable fucosyltransferase 7 — translation MHIYIYVCVCVCVFFCILFLCLEYILMYTGRDIETMKIFQVSKEMLGFDSKSFTTALVVCLIALPVSIMVSMIYRNSKFEISPVSGGNAHSGVESEIHSAESAIFPTGKLLNGTLEPRINQESDSRNVSSKPTSKNADKLLNGNSNPELDKESGSRNDSPQAQPTRIADDKLLQGLVPPGILDEGSCLSRYQSILYRKLSSHKPSSYFHSKLREYEDLHKRCGPYTKSYNRTVRRLGASHTSRSTSGCKYIVWIPANGLGNRIISMAATFLYAILTNRVLLVDHEADMADLFCEPFPNSSWLLPRNFPLMQQFGVQKIRIAHSFGNMLKSGIINMSMDQSLPSHLYLNLDHSNYDLDKKLFYCDESEALLRKVDWLILLSDQYFAPYFFLSSTYKEEVSKLFPEKDTIFHHLGSYLFNPSNQAWGLITRFYDAYLAKADERVGLQIRVFAKTTPFQTVIDQIFACTQKEKLLPEIETQKSVASPSQSKSKTSKAILVTSLYSEFYGNLSNMYWTRPTMTGEIIGVFQPSHEEYQQFGNNMHNMKAWAEIYLLSLSDVLVTSAWSTFGYVAQGLGGLKPWILYKTDDKTIPNPPCRRDLSMEPCFHFPPTYDCQAKVKFDAGSLFPYLRHCEDLNWGVKLVTDRKEL, via the exons atgcatatatatatatatgtgtgtgtgtgtgtgtgtgttttcttttgtattttatttctatgtCTTGAATACATTTTAATGTATACAGGTAGAGACATAGAAACGATGAAAATCTTTCAGGTGAGCAAAGAAATGTTGGGGTTTGATTCCAAGAGCTTCACAACAGCTCTCGTTGTGTGTTTAATAGCTTTGCCTGTGTCAATAATGGTGTCAATGATTTATCGAAACTCAAAGTTTGAGATAAGTCCAGTCTCCGGAGGAAATGCTCATTCTGGAGTTG AATCAGAAATCCATTCTGCCGAATCCGCCATCTTTCCTACTGGAAAACTGCTAAATGGAACTTTGGAACCCAGAATTAACCAAGAATCAGATTCAAGAAATGTTTCCTCTAAACCTACCAGCAAGAATGCTGACAAACTGCTGAATGGAAATTCAAATCCAGAACTTGACAAAGAATCAGGCTCAAGAAATGACTCTCCTCAGGCTCAGCCTACCAGAATAGCTGATGATAAATTGCTTCAAGGACTTGTACCTCCTGGAATATTGGATGAAGGATCCTGCTTAAGCAGATACCAATCTATTCTATATCGAAAACTTTCATCACATAAGCCCTCTTCCTATTTCCATTCAAAACTGCGCGAGTATGAAGATCTTCATAAACGATGTGGACCTTACACGAAATCTTATAACCGAACAGTAAGAAGACTAGGAGCTAGCCACACAAGTAGAAGTACCAGTGGGTGTAAATACATTGTCTGGATACCTGCAAATGGCTTGGGGAACAGGATAATAAGCATGGCTGCAACATTTCTCTATGCTATCCTCACAAATCGAGTGCTACTTGTTGATCATGAAGCCGATATGGCTGATCTCTTCTGCGAGCCATTTCCTAATTCATCATGGTTATTGCCTAGAAACTTTCCTCTCATGCAGCAATTTGGAGTTCAGAAAATAAGGATTGCTCATAGTTTTGGAAACATGTTAAAAAGTGGCATTATAAATATGTCAATGGATCAATCACTGCCTTCACATCTATATCTTAATCTTGATCATAGTAATTATGATCTTGATAAGAAGTTGTTCTACTGTGATGAAAGTGAAGCACTTCTCAGAAAGGTAGATTGGTTGATTCTGTTGTCAGACCAATACTTTGCCCCTTATTTCTTCTTGAGCTCAACTTACAAGGAAGAGGTAAGTAAATTGTTCCCTGAGAAGGATACTATTTTCCATCACTTGGGTAGCTAtcttttcaatccctcaaatcaGGCATGGGGTTTAATCACCAGGTTTTACGATGCATACCTAGCCAAGGCTGATGAAAGGGTTGGCCTCCAAATAAGAGTATTTGCTAAAACTACCCCATTTCAAACTGTTATAGATCAAATATTTGCTTGTACTCAGAAGGAAAAGCTCCTACCAGAAATAGAAACACAGAAATCTGTAGCTTCCCCTTCCCAGTCCAAAAGCAAGACATCAAAAGCTATTTTAGTAACATCTTTATATTCAGAGTTCTATGGAAATTTAAGTAACATGTATTGGACAAGACCAACTATGACAGGTGAAATCATTGGAGTTTTCCAGCCAAGTCATGAAGAGTATCAACAATTTGGGAATAATATGCACAACATGAAGGCATGGGCTGAAATATATCTGCTAAGTCTGAGTGATGTGTTGGTGACTAGTGCTTGGTCTACTTTTGGCTATGTTGCTCAGGGACTAGGAGGTTTGAAGCCATGGATTCTGTACAAGACAGATGATAAAACTATCCCAAATCCACCTTGTAGAAGAGACTTGTCTATGGAGCCTTGCTTTCACTTTCCTCCAACTTATGATTGCCAAGCAAAGGTGAAATTTGATGCTGGTTCTCTGTTTCCTTACTTGAGACACTGTGAGGATTTGAATTGGGGAGTGAAGCTGGTCACTGACCGTAAAGAACTTTAG
- the LOC131169119 gene encoding galactoside 2-alpha-L-fucosyltransferase-like, producing FVVFSSKFTYLKYDSSQPTSIPDDKLVNDTLAHEFGKGSDSKYEHSQLISTPDSKLLNEALDPRHGKASDPEYESSQSTSILNDKQLNETLASRSSEGSVSENDSSQPTSIPNGNLLNGTFASRFGERPGSRNDSSESTSVANDKVLDELIPPEFDERSCLSRYHSVLYRKISSHKPSPLLLSKLRNYENLHKLCGPYTKPYNRTLKRLKSGHVHSTTECKYIVWRPDNGLGNRMVSIASSFLYALLTNRVLLLDLGTDMVGLFCEPFPNTSWLLPMDFPLRNQFRNSELRYAHSFGGMLERDRINILMKSTPSYLYVTLKKRDYELDKRIFYCDQNQALLGKVPWLILLSEQYFAPSFFLIPSFKKEATKLFPEKETVFHHLGRYLFNPSNQVWRQLITRFYDAYLANAHERIGLQLRVFHANAAQIQTVMDQLLACTLKKKLLPEVDTRNSVASSSKNRTASKAILVTSLYSEFYRNLSNMYLANPPLTGEVIRVYQPSHEGYQHRGDNKHNMKAWAEIYLLSLCDVLVTSAWSTFGYVAQSLGGLKPWILHKPGHGIYLPCKRAMSMEPCFHYPFSYDCKSENKLDAGNLVPYIRQCEDRELGVKLFDDHKELK from the exons TTTGTTGTATTTTCCTCCAAATTTACATACTTAAAGTATGATTCCTCTCAGCCTACCAGCATACCAGATGACAAACTAGTTAATGACACTCTGGCTCATGAATTTGGAAAAGGATCAG ATTCAAAATATGAGCATTCTCAACTTATCAGCACTCCGGATAGCAAACTGCTTAATGAAGCTCTGGATCCTAGACATGGCAAAGCATCAG ATCCAGAATACGAATCCTCTCAGTCTACCAGCATACTCAATGACAAACAGCTTAACGAAACTCTAGCTTCCAGATCCAGTGAAGGATCAG TTTCAGAAAATGATTCCTCCCAGCCAACCAGCATTCCCAATGGCAACTTGCTTAATGGAACATTTGCTTCCAGATTTGGTGAAAGACCAGGTTCAAGAAATGATTCCTCTGAATCTACCAGTGTGGCTAATGATAAAGTGCTTGATGAATTAATCCCTCCAGAATTTGATGAAAGATCCTGCCTAAGCAGGTACCATTCTGTCCTCTATCGTAAAATTTCATCCCATAAGCCTTCTCCGTTGCTCCTGTCAAAACTGCGAAATTATGAAAATCTTCACAAACTCTGTGGGCCTTATACCAAACCCTACAACAGAACCTTAAAGAGACTGAAATCTGGCCACGTCCATAGTACCACAGAGTGTAAATACATTGTCTGGAGACCTGATAATGGCTTGGGAAACAGGATGGTAAGCATAGCTTCATCATTTCTTTATGCTCTCCTCACTAACAGAGTCCTGCTTCTTGATCTTGGGACTGACATGGTTGGTCTCTTTTGCGAGCCATTTCCCAATACATCATGGTTATTACCTATGGACTTTCCTCTTAGGAACCAATTCCGTAATTCTGAACTGAGGTATGCTCATAGTTTCGGAGGCATGCTAGAAAGAGACCGCATAAACATTTTAATGAAATCAACTCCATCGTATCTATATGTTACTCTTAAAAAACGTGATTATGAACTTGATAAAAGAATTTTTTACTGTGATCAAAACCAAGCTCTTCTCGGAAAAGTCCCTTGGTTGATTCTGTTATCAGAGCAATATTTTGCCCCTTCTTTCTTCTTGATTCCATCTTTCAAGAAAGAGGCAACCAAATTGTTCCCTGAAAAAGAAACTGTTTTCCACCATTTGGGTCGATAtcttttcaatccctcaaatcaAGTATGGAGGCAGCTAATCACCAGGTTCTATGATGCATATCTAGCCAATGCACATGAAAGGATTGGCCTCCAATTAAGAGTATTCCATGCTAATGCTGCACAAATTCAAACTGTGATGGATCAATTATTAGCATGTACCCTAAAGAAGAAACTTCTACCAGAAGTAGACACAAGAAATTCTGTTGCTTCCTCTTCTAAGAATCGGACAGCATCAAAAGCTATTTTGGTAACATCTTTATATTCTGAGTTCTACAGGAATTTAAGTAATATGTATTTGGCGAACCCACCTTTGACTGGGGAAGTCATTCGGGTTTACCAGCCAAGCCATGAAGGGTATCAGCACCGAGGAGATAATAAGCACAATATGAAGGCATGGGCTGAAATATATCTCCTGAGTTTGTGTGATGTGTTGGTGACTAGTGCTTGGTCAACCTTTGGCTATGTGGCTCAAAGTCTTGGAGGTTTGAAACCATGGATTTTGCATAAGCCAGGGCATGGAATATACCTTCCTTGTAAGCGAGCTATGTCTATGGAGCCTTGTTTCCATTATCCTTTCAGTTATGATTGCAAGTCAGAGAACAAACTTGATGCTGGTAATCTTGTTCCTTATATAAGGCAATGTGAGGACAGAGAGTTGGGGGTGAAGTTGTTTGATGATCATAAAGAACTGAAGTAG